The Dehalococcoides mccartyi CG5 genome contains the following window.
CAAAAATACTACTATAATTACTGACCCGTTCCCCCCGAATTTGGGGTATGCGATGGGCAAACAGAGTGCTGAGGTAATTACCGTCAGCCATGCTCATCCCAATCATTCGTTTACTTCGGCTATTGATGGCAATCCCCACATTGTAAGCGGCCCCGGTGAATATGAAATCGGAGATGTTATCATCCTGGGTCTTTCCACCTTTCATGATGACTCCAAGGGCAGCGAGCGGGGTAAAAACACCATTTACCAGATGGAGATAGATGACCTGTCCATATGCCATCTGGGGGACATTGGCCAGGGTCTGACTGACAACCAGATTGAAGAGCTGGGACGGGTGGATATACTTCTTCTGCCGGTTGGCGGGGGCAATACCATCAGCCCGGGCAAAGCCGCCGAGATAATGCGCAAGCTGGAACCAGCTGTTGTTATTCCCATGCACTTCCAAAGTGATTTATCAACCAGTTCCCTTTTGCCTATAGGCCAGTTTCTCAAGGAAATAGGTATAAGCAGTCTTGAACCCCAATCAAAGCTGAATATAACCAGAGGCAATTTGCCTGTTACCACCCAGGTTATGTTACTGCAGCCCTAAAACCCGGAAAACAAGAACTGTGCGGGAGGATAGCACTGAATGCACTACCTGAAACGGGTTGTCATTTCCTTCATTCTGGCTCTGGGGCTGGCCGCAGGTCTTCTGCCCCAAACGCCGGTTTTGGCTGTTTCCTCACATGAATACTGGGCAGTAGTGGTGGGTATTTCAGATTACCAGAAAATTACAGATGTAATAGGTCTGGCTAACGGTGCCCAGAAATTTGCAAATTCCCTCAAACAAGCTTGGGGGGATGACCATGTAGTGTTGCTGACCGACAGCAAAGCGGACAAATATTCCATAAAGTCAGCTTTGGACTGGATGAAAGATAAAGAAGATGACAATGATACTGTTATCTTTTTCTTTGCCGGACATGGCGACAGCCATTCATATATAGCCCCGTATGATGCTTATTATGCCTCAGACTGGATTTCTAGCCAGGAGCTTTCAAACTGGCTTTCACCTATGGAGTCTCACTATCAGGCTATCATACTGGAATCCTGCTATTCCGCCAGCTTTGCCACTGATTTAAGCCAGACCGGACGGATAGTTCTCTATTCATCACTGGCTACTGAAGTTTCCTGGGCAGACGGAGACAGCGGGCTTTTTTCCGGATATATAAATGACGGACTCAGCTATGTACCCAACGCAGACATAAACGGTGACAATATAATAACCTTGGAAGAGCTTTTTTACTACGCACAGCCCCTCACTACATATGAATCCCAATTAGCATCCTCCCTTCAGCACCCTCTCCTTTCGGATGGAATAGGCGGAGAGCTCAGCCTTATCGGCAAACTCATCCTTAGCACTTCGGTGCCTATAACCGGCAACTATAACTATCTGATAGTGGATGGCAAAACCTATTCACTTAGCTATACACAGTTCAACTTCACTCCCGGCACAACCCACGAAATTACCGCTCTAAATGTAGAAATACTTCAGGGAATCCGTTACCTCTTTAAAAACTGGGCAGATGGAAATACCTCAGCCAGCCGTTCGTTCATAAGCGGTGCAAATCTGCAGGCAGTTTATTCCCGCCAGTATCTTTTAACCATAGACTCCCCTGCCGGTACGGTTACCGGTGCCGGATGGTATGACCAAAACACCTTTGCTTCACTTTCTGCCCCAAATATTGAAGATGGCGGAATACGCTACACATTTACCGGCTGGAGCGGTGATATCAGCGGGAGTTTGGCCAGCACCCGCCTTGTAATGGACAAACCCAAAACGATAAAGGCGAACTACAACACCGAATATCAGCTTAACCTGTCCTCTCCGTATGGCACACCTGACGGCGCCGGCTGGTATGCCGCAGGCAGCACCGTGAAATTAAGCGCACCCTCACCGGAGGGGTTTTTAATCCGCCAAGTATTTGAAAGCTGGAGCGGAGATTATAGCGGCACAGACGCAGGTGCAATCATTACACTTAATAAACCTATGAACATAACCGCCAATTTCAAGGCTGATTATACTTTTCTTTATATTGCCATCGGATTGGGATTACTGATAATTGTCTTGGTCATACTGGCAATATTCAAACGCCGAAAGAGCTATTATTACAATACTATCTGACAAACTGTTCCCCGTGTTTGAGAAAAGGACAACATTAAACCTGCATGGAAGCATATTTAGATATTGAAACAACAGGCCTTTCACCTTATCAGTCTGAGCTGACAGTCATAGGTATCCATCTGGTAAACGGCAGTTCGATACCGGGACTGATTCAACTGGTAGGCAGAGAATGCACTGCCGAAAACGTAATGTCATCTCTGGCAGGTGCAGATACAATTTATACCTATAATGGCAAGGGATTTGACCTGCCGTTTATTCACCGAAAACTTGGGATAGACCTGAGCCGCCATTTTAACCATCGTGACCTGATGTTTGACTGCTGGGCTAAAAACCTGAAGGGCGGATTAAAGAAAGTGGAATGCCAGTTGGGTATTCCCCGCCAGTTGACCGAGGTTAACGGATACGTAGCTGTCCAGCTATGGTGGAGTTACATAAACAAATCTGATATCGGGGCACTTGAAACACTGCTGGCCTACAACCGTGAGGATATAGTAAATCTTAAAACCCTTAAGGACATGTTATTAACTAACTGTACCTATTGACTGGCAAGTTTATCCTGACTATAATCATCAATAATGTATTTTAGGAGGCGTTAATATGGAATGGTATGAAATCCTTCTTATTGTGGTTGTACTTTGGGCGGTAGCTCATACTTACATGGACATGCAGATGAAGAAACAGGTAGAAAAACTTCAGAAAGAGTTTGATTCCCACAAGCATTAATCAGTTTTTGTTTTTAGCCTAAAGGGCCGGAGAAATCCGGCCTTTCTTTTTTCAGCCAAACTCCATTTTAGGCCATTATCCCCACCCGCCAGTATGCCATTTCAGCCATTTTCTAGTCCGTTCCGGCCGGGCATCTTCCCCTAAATTCCAAGTGCCCAGTTTTTGCCCGTAGACCCTCTCATGCAAGTAGCACCACTTTATGTAGAGTTATATTTTCATCAGGCGCAATCACACGGATAAACTAGCATAAATATAAGAGCCCCCCGTTTCCGGGGGGCTCTTTGACTTACTTTAGGACCGTCAATCCTTTTTCACTTTGTAGTTTATTAGACTACGCGGCGAGTGCGGACAATCAGGACGATTACGGCGAGAGTCAGTATAGCACCGACAGCCACAATCAACCAGATATAGACAGGAGTTTCAGCCTGAGGTACGGTCAAAGTGATAGCCGGAGGATTATTGACCTCTACCGGGGCTGCATCAGCCTTAACG
Protein-coding sequences here:
- a CDS encoding MBL fold metallo-hydrolase gives rise to the protein MEIKWLGHSCFRLKGKNTTIITDPFPPNLGYAMGKQSAEVITVSHAHPNHSFTSAIDGNPHIVSGPGEYEIGDVIILGLSTFHDDSKGSERGKNTIYQMEIDDLSICHLGDIGQGLTDNQIEELGRVDILLLPVGGGNTISPGKAAEIMRKLEPAVVIPMHFQSDLSTSSLLPIGQFLKEIGISSLEPQSKLNITRGNLPVTTQVMLLQP
- a CDS encoding InlB B-repeat-containing protein, which encodes MHYLKRVVISFILALGLAAGLLPQTPVLAVSSHEYWAVVVGISDYQKITDVIGLANGAQKFANSLKQAWGDDHVVLLTDSKADKYSIKSALDWMKDKEDDNDTVIFFFAGHGDSHSYIAPYDAYYASDWISSQELSNWLSPMESHYQAIILESCYSASFATDLSQTGRIVLYSSLATEVSWADGDSGLFSGYINDGLSYVPNADINGDNIITLEELFYYAQPLTTYESQLASSLQHPLLSDGIGGELSLIGKLILSTSVPITGNYNYLIVDGKTYSLSYTQFNFTPGTTHEITALNVEILQGIRYLFKNWADGNTSASRSFISGANLQAVYSRQYLLTIDSPAGTVTGAGWYDQNTFASLSAPNIEDGGIRYTFTGWSGDISGSLASTRLVMDKPKTIKANYNTEYQLNLSSPYGTPDGAGWYAAGSTVKLSAPSPEGFLIRQVFESWSGDYSGTDAGAIITLNKPMNITANFKADYTFLYIAIGLGLLIIVLVILAIFKRRKSYYYNTI
- a CDS encoding ribonuclease H-like domain-containing protein — translated: MEAYLDIETTGLSPYQSELTVIGIHLVNGSSIPGLIQLVGRECTAENVMSSLAGADTIYTYNGKGFDLPFIHRKLGIDLSRHFNHRDLMFDCWAKNLKGGLKKVECQLGIPRQLTEVNGYVAVQLWWSYINKSDIGALETLLAYNREDIVNLKTLKDMLLTNCTY